The Micromonospora sp. NBC_01740 genome includes a window with the following:
- a CDS encoding YceD family protein codes for MPKHTPSTLNPRSPLVLDTRELPRRPGALRTEKRVVPAPADLGGEMIAVPQGADLDLDLRLESVSEGVLVSGTVSGRVRGECGRCLREIDDSLAVRIQELYAYENSTTDTTTDEDEVGRMQGDLIDLEPALRDAVVLTLPTNPLCREDCPGLCPECGVHLDDLPADHSHEQIDPRWAGLSQLNRKEE; via the coding sequence ATGCCCAAACACACGCCTTCGACACTCAACCCCAGGTCGCCGCTGGTCCTCGACACGAGGGAGCTGCCGCGCCGGCCTGGTGCGTTGCGTACGGAAAAGCGGGTGGTGCCGGCACCGGCGGACCTCGGCGGCGAGATGATCGCCGTGCCGCAGGGCGCTGACCTCGACCTCGACCTGAGGTTGGAGTCGGTGTCCGAGGGCGTGCTCGTCTCCGGGACCGTCAGCGGTCGCGTCCGGGGCGAGTGCGGTCGCTGCCTTCGCGAGATCGACGACTCGCTGGCCGTGCGGATCCAGGAGCTGTACGCGTACGAGAACAGCACCACGGACACCACGACCGACGAGGACGAGGTGGGCCGGATGCAGGGCGATCTGATCGACCTGGAACCGGCGCTGCGGGACGCGGTGGTGCTCACGCTGCCGACCAACCCGCTCTGCCGGGAGGACTGCCCAGGCCTGTGCCCCGAATGCGGGGTGCACTTGGACGATCTGCCGGCCGACCACAGTCACGAGCAGATCGACCCGCGTTGGGCGGGCCTGTCGCAACTGAACCGTAAAGAGGAGTAG
- the rpmF gene encoding 50S ribosomal protein L32, producing MAVPKRKMSRSNTRARRANWKATVVATVACPQCKSAKLPHAACSVCGTYNGRQVLEV from the coding sequence GTGGCCGTCCCCAAGCGCAAGATGTCGCGCAGCAACACCCGCGCCCGCCGGGCGAACTGGAAGGCGACCGTGGTCGCGACCGTGGCCTGCCCCCAGTGCAAGTCGGCGAAGCTGCCCCACGCCGCCTGCTCCGTCTGCGGCACCTACAACGGCCGCCAGGTCCTCGAGGTCTGA
- a CDS encoding phosphate acyltransferase PlsX, giving the protein MEPGTARIAVDLLGGDDAPAVVVDGALRAVRADPDLHLLLVGPAEAAGEVIRALDPAQRARVTVRPVRAVVGMADHPVAARADSTVRAVVHAVRDGVADALVSAGSTGATVTAVALGLGRWPDVRRPALIATLPAVAGPVVLLDVGGSLEPRPATLARHAVLGAAYAAVAHAVVAPRVGLLSVGTEAGKGDRARRLADPVLAAASLPCDGRYVGLVEGYDVSLGTRADVVVTDGFTGNVLLKAIEGAYAMAGGPPSGGGAPRAAALLGVAGTVVVCHGAARAEDVAAGIALAAHLWRRRATDHVRALLDGAEAGDREERTDRSTDTEVPTS; this is encoded by the coding sequence ATGGAGCCGGGCACCGCGCGGATCGCCGTTGACCTCCTCGGCGGGGACGACGCTCCCGCCGTCGTGGTTGACGGCGCTCTGCGGGCCGTGCGCGCCGACCCGGACCTGCATCTGCTGCTCGTCGGCCCGGCCGAGGCCGCCGGCGAGGTGATCCGCGCCCTCGACCCGGCACAGCGTGCCCGGGTCACCGTGCGGCCGGTCCGCGCCGTCGTCGGCATGGCCGACCATCCCGTGGCCGCCCGTGCCGACAGCACCGTCCGCGCGGTGGTGCACGCCGTCCGCGACGGCGTCGCCGACGCGCTCGTCTCCGCCGGGTCCACCGGCGCCACCGTCACCGCCGTCGCGCTCGGCCTCGGCCGCTGGCCGGACGTGCGCCGGCCCGCGCTGATCGCCACCCTGCCGGCCGTCGCCGGCCCGGTGGTCCTGCTGGACGTGGGCGGCTCGCTGGAGCCGCGCCCGGCCACCCTGGCCCGCCACGCCGTGCTCGGCGCCGCCTACGCGGCGGTGGCCCACGCCGTCGTCGCGCCCCGGGTGGGGCTGCTGTCGGTGGGCACCGAGGCGGGCAAGGGCGATCGCGCCCGCCGGCTCGCCGATCCCGTCCTCGCCGCCGCGTCGCTGCCCTGCGACGGCCGCTACGTCGGCCTGGTCGAGGGGTACGACGTCTCCCTCGGCACGCGCGCCGATGTGGTGGTCACCGACGGGTTCACCGGTAACGTGCTGCTCAAGGCGATCGAGGGTGCGTACGCGATGGCCGGCGGGCCCCCGTCCGGCGGCGGCGCCCCGCGCGCGGCGGCCCTGCTCGGGGTCGCCGGGACGGTCGTCGTCTGCCACGGCGCCGCCCGCGCCGAGGACGTCGCCGCGGGCATCGCGCTGGCCGCCCATCTCTGGCGACGACGCGCCACCGACCACGTCCGCGCGCTGCTCGACGGCGCCGAGGCGGGCGACCGCGAGGAACGCACCGACCGCTCCACCGACACCGAGGTACCCACATCATGA
- the rnc gene encoding ribonuclease III gives MSNDKRRRASVGHLEAAFGVSLDPELLQRALTHRSYAYENGGLPTNERLEFLGDSVLGVVITTALFHNHPDLPEGQLAKLRASVVNMRALADVARGLGPDGLGAYLLLGKGEETTGGRDKASILADTLEALLGAIYLQYGLDTAAIVIHRLFDPLMAESAGRGAALDWKTSLQELTAALGLGVPEYRIEGTGPDHLKTFTAWVVVAGNRYGGADGRSKKEAEQRAAEAAWRTLTEQAEREPVGPEGPAPEDGTAQTAEAGLGRA, from the coding sequence ATGAGCAACGACAAGCGGCGGCGGGCGTCCGTCGGTCACCTGGAAGCCGCGTTCGGCGTCAGCCTGGATCCGGAGCTGCTCCAGCGCGCCCTGACCCACCGCTCGTACGCGTACGAGAACGGCGGCCTGCCCACCAACGAGCGGTTGGAGTTCCTGGGCGACTCGGTGCTCGGCGTGGTGATCACCACCGCGCTCTTCCACAACCATCCCGACCTGCCCGAGGGGCAGCTGGCCAAGCTGCGGGCCAGCGTGGTCAACATGCGGGCCCTCGCCGACGTGGCCCGGGGCCTCGGCCCGGACGGGCTCGGCGCCTATCTGCTGCTCGGCAAGGGGGAGGAGACCACCGGTGGCCGGGACAAGGCGAGCATCCTCGCCGACACCCTGGAGGCGCTGCTCGGCGCGATCTACCTCCAGTACGGGCTGGACACCGCCGCCATCGTCATCCACCGGCTCTTCGACCCGCTGATGGCCGAGTCGGCCGGCCGGGGTGCGGCCCTGGACTGGAAGACCAGCCTCCAGGAGCTGACGGCGGCGCTCGGGCTCGGCGTCCCCGAGTACCGCATCGAGGGCACCGGCCCGGACCACCTCAAGACGTTCACCGCCTGGGTGGTCGTCGCCGGCAACCGCTACGGCGGGGCCGACGGGCGCAGCAAGAAGGAGGCCGAGCAGCGGGCCGCCGAGGCGGCCTGGCGGACGCTCACCGAGCAGGCGGAGCGGGAGCCGGTCGGGCCGGAGGGCCCGGCGCCCGAGGACGGAACGGCGCAGACCGCCGAGGCGGGCCTGGGCCGTGCCTGA